A DNA window from Calliphora vicina chromosome 1, idCalVici1.1, whole genome shotgun sequence contains the following coding sequences:
- the LOC135949219 gene encoding zinc finger protein OZF-like — protein sequence MDSIKLACRVCLQYNSESNSFFDEVEYEVFIKLANVFKKVTNVEVEEFDDEKPCQLCQECTERLLQAYDFICSVEKAEIDIENYLKDHNRQSVEELERLDDDVKIDVTDIEIQDIEILDEEFQTDQEQCVTDNEVFTMEEVSVESEVDIFDSNTGSVQTNETRQVGDTVGSRLSKRLSSSHYKCNSCQRSFAKIETLDRHIKTAHTALPPEELANISTQINAAAEDKQIACSYCPQMFKRRNNYIRHLTATHSKEVEQLADEDKKLITTKHNYKRGNCPYCGKNFTQASLIVHIRRHTGENPYQCDQCEKAFPRRQDLVVHQRKHTGEKPHMCTTCGKSFSRANKLARHMRVHTGERPYKCTECQRSFAQSNDLKIHMRRHTGEKPYKCSVCLEAFICGAALKTHRRQKNHHSPKDEFDDPFANWRVCKRELRTNDNDKEECDDNS from the exons atgGATTCCATAAAGTTGGCCTGTCGAGTATGTTTACAGTATAATTCGGAATCAAATTCTTTTTTTGACGAAGTGGAATATGAGGTTTTTATAAAGTTggcaaatgtatttaaaaaggtCACCAATGTTGAG GTGGAGGAATTCGATGATGAAAAACCTTGCCAATTGTGTCAGGAATGCACCGAACGTCTTTTACAAGCttatgattttatatgttctgtAGAGAAGGCAGAAATAGATATAGAGAATTATTTAAAGGATCATAACCGCCAGTCAGTTGAAGAATTGGAGCGATTGGATGACGATGTTAAAATTGACGTTACCGATATTGAAATACAAGATATTGAGATATTAGACGAAGAGTTTCAAACGGATCAAGAGCAATGCGTAACGGACAATGAAGTATTTACAATGGAAGAGGTGTCTGTTGAATCCGAAGTGGACATTTTTGATAGTAATAC AGGTTCAGTTCAAACAAATGAAACGCGACAAGTCGGAGATACTGTTGGATCACGATTGTCCAAACGTTTGTCTTCTAGCCACTACAAATGCAATAGTTGCCAACGATCGTTTGCTAAAATAGAAACATTGGATAGGCATATAAAAACGGCACATACAGCTTTGCCGCCGGAGGAGTTGGCTAATATTTCTACGCAAATAAATGCTGCGGCGGAAGATAAACAAATTGCATGTTCTTATTGCCCACAAATGTTTAAGCGACGCAACAATTATATTCGACATTTAACGGCAACTCACTCAAAGGAAGTAGAACAACTTGCGGACGAAGACAAGAAGCTAATTACAACAAAGCATAACTATAAAAGAGGCAACTGCCCGTATTGTGGTAAGAACTTTACACAAGCCAGCCTCATTGTCCACATAAGGAGACATACTGGCGAAAATCCTTATCAGTGCGACCAATGTGAGAAAGCTTTTCCCCGACGCCAAGATCTAGTTGTACATCAGCGAAAGCATACTGGTGAAAAACCTCATATGTGCACCACTTGTGGTAAATCTTTCTCACGTGCAAATAAATTAGCTCGCCATATGCGTGTACACACTGGAGAAAGACCGTATAAATGCACTGAATGTCAGCGAAGTTTCGCCCAGTCAAATGATCTTAAAATCCATATGCGTCGGCATACAGGCGAAAAGCCATATAAATGTAGTGTTTGCTTAGAAGCCTTTATCTGTGGAGCAGCATTAAAAACGCATCGTCGACAAAAAAATCATCACTCTCCTAAAGATGAATTTGACGACCCATTTGCCAATTGGAGAGTATGCAAGCGTGAATTAAGAACAAACGATAATGACAAAGAAGAATGTGATGACAACTCCTAA